Proteins from one Malaya genurostris strain Urasoe2022 chromosome 2, Malgen_1.1, whole genome shotgun sequence genomic window:
- the LOC131431333 gene encoding ejaculatory bulb-specific protein 3-like, giving the protein MKFFFAIVLVAVSAVAAQEKYTTKYDGINLDEILKSDRLFNNYFKCLMDQGRCTPDGNELKRVLPDALKTDCSKCSSKQKEGTDKVLRYMINNRPKQWSALKAKYDPDDAYTNRYRSEANKSNIQL; this is encoded by the coding sequence ATGAAATTTTTCTTCGCTATCGTTCTCGTGGCAGTTTCTGCCGTGGCCGCCCAGGAGAAGTATACCACCAAATATGACGGAATCAACTTGGACGAGATCCTGAAGTCGGACCGACTGTtcaataactatttcaagtgtCTGATGGATCAAGGCCGTTGCACACCGGACGGAAACGAATTGAAGCGAGTGTTACCTGATGCGTTGAAAACCGATTGTTCCAAGTGTAGCTCGAAACAGAAGGAAGGTACAGATAAGGTTCTCAGATATATGATTAATAATCGTCCCAAGCAGTGGAGCGCACTAAAAGCGAAGTACGATCCCGATGATGCTTACACCAATCGTTACCGTTCCGAAGCCAACAAATCCAACATCCAGCTGTAA